Genomic segment of Rhodococcus sp. W8901:
TCCAGCGAGACGGTCGAGGCGCTGCGCGCGACGCGCATCTCGGGTGTGCTGATCCAGCTGCAGCCCGACCAGGGCGCTCCCTCCGGTCGGCCCTCGCGCGGTGGTCGTGACGACCGCGCCGGCGGAAAGTACGGCCGCCCCAAGGGCGATCGGTCGTCGGACCGTCGTCGCCCGCGCGACTGATTCGTCGGGCCCTCCGACAGGACAAATCGACGCCAGGACGGGTGTCGGCGAGTGTGAACTCGCCGACACCCGTTTCCTGTGAATGCGAACGATCCTGTGACGGGAGTGACGCCTGCTCTGTAACGTGCCTCACAGTTTGCGGTCGGGGATCGGCGCAATCTTCAGCAAGGAGGCACGAGCGTGGTCCACACGATTCGTCGAGGTCTCATCGCGGCCGCCCTGATCGTGGGCGGTGCAGTCGGTCTGGCCGCACCAGCGGCGGCAGACCCGAGTTCGCTGTTCGGGAGTTCGGGCGGTAGCGGCAGCGCGAGCCTGTTCGCCGGCAGTGGCGACATCGCCATCCCCCTGCCCATCCCCAGCCCGCGCGGTATCGCCGCGCTGGCCGCGGCCACCACGCAGACCGGCAAGCCCTACCTGTGGGGCGGCAACGGTCCCGACTCGTGGGATTGCTCGGGACTGGTGCAGTGGGCGTTCCGCACGGTCGGGATCAATCTCCCGCGGACCAGTCAGGAGATGGCACGGTTCACCGGCGGCATGCTGGTCCCGCTGTCGGTGCTGCAACCCGGCGACGTCATCACGATGGACACCTACGACATCGCCGGGCACGTGGGGATCTACGCCGGCAACGGCATGGTCTTCAACGCCTACGGCACGGGTGTCCCGACCGGGCTGCGACCGCTGTCGGACTTCCGGATCCACAACATTCGCCGCTTCTTCTGAAGCGGCGCCGAGGTCAGCGCAGTACCTCGGTGAGGACCGGGGCTCCGGGCGTGCCGGTGTCGAACTGGGTCCGGTGCAGCTCGGCGTAGCGTCCGTCGGCCGCGAGCAGCTCGGAGTGGTTGCCGCGCTCGACGATTCGACCGTTCTCGACCACGAGGATGAGGTCGGCCGCGCGAATGGTGGACAGCCGATGCGCGATCACGATCGCGGTCCTGCCGTCGAGCGCCTCGGTCAAGGCTTCCTGGACTGCGGCCTCGGAGGTCGAGTCGAGGTGGGCGGTGGCCTCGTCGAGGATCACGACCCGCGGCTGCGCGAGGAGTAGACGGGCGATGGTGAGTCGTTGCCGTTCACCGCCGGACAACCGGTAGCCCCGCTCGCCGACGACGGTGTCGAGGCCGTCGGGCAGTGACTCGATCAGGGCGGTGAGGCGCGCCCGTCGCAGAACCTCCCACAGCTCCGCCTCGGTCGCTTCGGGCCGGGCGAGCAGCAGGTTGGACCGCACGGATTCGTGGAACAGGTGGCCGTCCTGCGTCACCATTCCGACGGTCCGTCGAATCGAATCGGTGGTCAGATCCTTCACGTCCACGCCGCCGATGAGGACGGACCCGGCGTCGACGTCGTACAGCCGTGGAACGAGCTGCGCGATGGTGGACTTCCCGGCACCGGAGGACCCGACCAGCGCGACCATCCGGCCCGGTTCCAGTCGGAAGCTGACGTCGTGCAGGACCGTCGACCCGGTACGGGTGTCGAGTCCGGCGACCTCCTCGAGCGACGCGAGCGACACCTTGTCGGGGGAGGGGTACGCGAAGTCGACGGACCGGAACTCGACCGACGCCGGGCCTGCCGGGAGGTCGACGGCGTCGGGCTTCTCCGTGATGAGCGGCTTCAGGTCGAGGATCTCGAAAACCCGCTCGAAGCTGACCATCGCGCTCATGACGTCCACTCGGGCACTGGCCAGCGATGTGAGGGGCGAGTACAGCCGGGTGAGCAGGAGCGCCAGGGAGACGACCGCGCCCGCCTCGAGTTGGCCGCGCAGCGCGTAGAAACCACCCAGCCCGTACACCAGTGCGAGTGCCAGCGCCGACACCAGCGTCAGCGCGGTGACGAACACCGACTGCAGCATCGCGGTGCGGACACCGATGTCGCGGACCCGCCGGGCGCGGACCGCGAACTCGGCGGACTCCTGGGCTGGGCGGCCGAACAGCTTGACCAGTGTGGCCCCCGGCGCCGAGAACCGCTCGGTCATCTGCGTGCTCATCACGGAGTTGTGGTTGGCGGCTTCGCGGCTGAGCTGGGCGAGGCGTGCGCCCATCCGGCGGGCAGGCAGGACGAAGATGGGAAGCAGTAGCAACGACAGCAGCGTGATCTGCCATGAGATGCCGATCATCACGATCAGCGTGATCACCAGTGTCACGAGGTTTCCGACGACGCCGGACAGGGTGTCGCTGAACGCGCGTTGCGCGCCGATCACGTCGTTGTTGAGTCGGCTGACCAGCGCGCCGGTGCGCGTGCGGGTGAAGAACGCGACCGGCATCCGTTGCACGTGGTCGAACACGGCTCGGCGCAGATCGAGGATGAGGTCCTCTCCGATGCTCGAGGACAGCCATCGGGTGACGATCGCGAGACCCGCCTCGAACACGGCGATCGCGGCGATGAGCAGCGCAAGCCGCACCACGACGTCGGCCGAGTCGCCGGCCACGATCGCGTCGACGACGCGGCCGGCGAGAACTGGGGTGGCCACCGCCAGCGCCGCGGTGACGACGCTGAGCAGCAGATACCACGCGATGTGGCTACGGTGTGGGCGCGCGTAGCCGGCCACCCGGCGCAGCGTGGCGCGGGAGAAGGGACGACGGTCCTGCTGCGCGTGCATCGCGTTGTACATCGCGTTCCACGCGGTGACCTCCATGCTCATGGTGCGCCCCTCTCGTCGGCCCGGTCACGATACGACCGGGGTCCGACACCGAAGGTAAGACCTCAACATTGCTCGAGGTCAAGGCGCGGGCAGTCAGTGAGCGATGTCGACGACCAGTCGGGTGGGATCGCTCAGGGTGTAGACGCGGTAACCGACATCCCGCTGGGACAGCCCGATCAGCGTCTGCGCCCGACCCTCGAAGACGCCCGCGTCGCGGACCTCGGTCACGACACCGCCGGACCCGACCTCCAGCGGATTGGGTCCCGCATACGGCTCGACACCGGACTGGGGCTGCATGGTCGACCCCTCGATGAGAACCTGGAGGATGCCCTGGCCCGCGACCGCGAGGGGCTTGCCGCTGCCCTGCTGATTCGCGGTGGACACGATCTCGGCCTGCCACCCGGGCGTGCCGACGCCGCCGAACTCGTACACCACCCGGTCGAAGCCGTCGTGCCTGCCGACTCGCATGTCGGTGATGGTCAGCGCGGCGTCGGGGGAGGCCTGCCCGGTCTGCGGGGCAACCTCGGTCGGGGCGTCGGTCATCGTGCCGTCGGCTGCCGCGAGCGGCGCGATGTTCGTCGGAGAGGCCTCGGACGTCGACGTGGTGATCGAGGTCGTCGACGCGGTCTGCTCGGCGTCGGTGCTCGAGCAACCGGCGAGCGTGAGCGCCGCGACGGCGACGGAGGAGATGGCGAGCGTGCGGCGGGACCGAAGGTACGTCATGAGTGGCGATGGTAGGTCGGGCACGTTCCGCGGTCGCGGTCCGACGCGGCGTCGTGTCCGATTCGGTATGTGTGACGTCCGACGCGCTCAGTCGCGCTCAGTCGCCGGCGAGGGCGTCGCGCAGGTAGGCCAGATCGTCGGCGATGCCGTCGGCGGGGGTCTCGAGGATGACGGGGGCGCCGGCCGCGGACGCGACGGCGGTGAGCATCGCGGGGTCGATCAGGCCGGTGGTGAGGTTCGCGTGCCGGTCGCGGGCGGAGTCGAACTCGTCGCGCGAGTTGTTCAGGTGGACCAGGTCGATGCGCCCGGTGATCGCGCGGATCCGCTCGACGATGCCGAGCAGTTCCTCGCCGCCCGCCCACGCATGGCAGGTGTCGAGGCAGAATCCCGCGCCGAATTCGCCGACCGCGTCCCACAGGCGTCCGATCGCGTCGAGGTGGCGGGCCATCGCGAAGTCGCCGCCGGCCGTGTTCTCGATCAGGATCGGGACCGGGAAACCGCCCTTGTCCTGCTGGCGCTCGAACAACTTGCGCCAGTTCTCGACGCCCGCGGCCGGATCCTCGCCGTCGCGCACGTGACCGCCGTGGACGACGAGGCCGACTGCCCCGATGTCGGCGGCAGCGGCTGCCTGGTCTGCGACGGCCTTGCGGGACGGCATCCGGAGTCGGTTGTTGAGGCTCGCGACGTTGATGACGTACGACGAATGGACGACGACATCGATCGGGCTCGCGAGGATCTGCTCGGTCTGTGGGTGGGGCTCGGGCTTGTCCCACTTCTGGGGGTCGGTGAGGAACAGTTGGACGATGTCCGCGCCGAGACGCTCGCCGGCCCCGATGGGGTCGGCGTCCTGCCGGACATGGGCTCCGATCCGCATGTCCCGAGAGTAGCCGTGGGGCGGTCCCGGTCATCGAGAAACGCCCGCCGTGGATGGACGCCGCCTGGTTATGTGGCTGTCAGCACACCGACAGATGCGGGAGATTGAGACCACATGGGCAAGTTGGACGGAAAGGTCGCGCTCATCACGGGCGCCGGCCAGGGCGTCGGTCAGGGAATTGCGTTCGCACTCGCCAAGGAGGGCGCGAGGATCGCCGTGTCCGGGCGGACGGAGTCGAAGCTGATCGACACGTGCGAGGCGATCGCGGCGTTCGGCGGGATCGCCGAGCCGGTCGTCGCGGACGTGTCGAGCGCCGACGACATCACGCGTTCGGTGGACACGACCGCGGCGCTCTTCGGCGGCGTCGACATCCTGGTCAACAATGCCAGCCTCAACCCGCTGGGTCCGATCAACGATCTCGAGGCGGGTCTCCTCGAGCGCGCGTACACGTCGGGTCCGGTTGCGGCCCTGCGCACGATGCAGGCTTGCTACCCGCACATGAAGGAGCGTGGCGGCGGAGCGATCGTCAACATGGTCTCGTCGGTCGCGGTGCGCTGGGATGCGAGCGGTTACGGCGGCTACGCGTCGGTGAAGGAGGCCGTCCGGTCGCTCACCCGCGCCGCCGCCTGCGAGTGGGGTGTCGATAACATTCGCGTCAATGCTGTTGCACCGCATGCAATGTCGCCGGGTCTGCAGCGTTGGGCGGACGCCCGTCCGGAGGAGGCCGCCGCCTTCGTTGCGAGCATTCCGATGCGACGGATCGGTGACGCCGAGACCGACATCGGCAGCGCGGTCGCGTTCCTGGTCGGACCCGATGCGGCCTATCTGACGGGTGCCACGATTCCGCTCGACGGTGGGCAGGCCCGCTGGGCCTGAGCCTGTCGAAGGCGATGCGGGCCGATCGGACGTCGTGGACTTTCCGGACTGCACAGGCGGTTTCGGCGTCGTGACGGAAAGTCGAACGTAGTCCGACGATCCGGCCCGCGGTCCTCCCGGTGCGTGTGATGATGAGAGTCTCACCGCATCGGGAGGACCCGGTTATGGCTGCGGAATTCACGGGCAAGGTTTCGGTCGACATTCGGGATTCGACGCCGGACTGGGCGCCGTTCGCGGAACCTCGTGCCCCCGAGGGGGCGCCGAACGTGCTGTACGTCGTGTGGGACGACACCGGAATCGGTACGTGGGACATGTACGGCGGGCTGGTCGAAATGCCCAATCTGAAGCGGATCGCCGACCGCGGCCTGCTGCTCAGCCAGTTCCACACGACGGCACTGTGTTCACCGACCCGCGCGTCGCTGCTGACCGGTCGCAACGCGACGTCGGTCGGAATGGCCACGATCGAGGAATTCACCGACGGGTTCACCAACGCGAGTGGTCGCATACCGGCCGACTGCGCGCTGTTGTCGGAGGTCCTGGGTGAGCGCGGCTGGAACACCTACGCGGTGGGCAAGTGGCACCTGACACCGCTCGAGGAGGCGAATCTCGCCGCGACCAAACGGAACTGGCCGTTGGCGCGGGGATTCGAGAGGTTCTACGGGTTTCTCGGCGGTGAGGCCGACCAGTGGTACCCGAACCTCGTCTACGACAACCATCCGGTCGAGCCGCCGTACGCGCCCGAGGACGGGTACCACCTGTCGAAGGACCTGGCGGACAAGTCGATCGAGTTCATCCGGGACTCCAAGGTGATCGCTCCCGACAAGCCGTGGTTCATGTACCTTTGTCCGGGTTGCGGGCATGCGCCGCACCATGTCTCGAAGGAATGGGCGGACCGGTACCGGGGTCGCTTCGACATGGGCTACGAGAAGTACCGGGAGATCGTCCTCGAGAATCAGAAGCGGCTCGGCCTGATCCCGGCGGACACCGAACTGTCCCCGATGAACCCGTATTCCGGGGAGGTCAGCGCGGAGGGCCTGCCTTGGCCGCCGCTCGACACGGTCCGCCCGTGGGACTCCCTCGGCGACGACGAGAAGCGGCTGTTCTGCCGGATGGCCGAGGTGTTCGCCGGGTTCCAGAGCTACACCGATGCCCAGCTCGGCCGGCTGCTGGACTACCTGGAGGAATCGGGTCAGCTGGACAACACCATGATCGTGCTGCTGTCCGACAACGGTGCCAGCGGTGAGGGCGGGCCCAACGGGTCGGTCAACGAGTACAAGTTCTTCAACGGGTACGCCGACAAGGTCGAGGACGGACTGGAGAAGATCGACCAGTTGGGCAGCCCGGAGACGTACAACCACTACTGCCTCGGCTGGGCGATGGCGTTCAACACCCCGTACAAGCTGTTCAAGCGGTACGCGTCGCACGAGGGCGGGATCGCGGACCCGTGCCTGATCTCGTGGCCCGACGGCATCGCGGCCCGCGGCGAGATCCGCGACCACTACATCAGCGTCTCCGACATCACGCCGACCGTCTACGAGTGCCTCGGTATCGATCCGCCGCTTCTGGTCGGCGGTGTTCCGCAGCGGCCGCTCGAGGGCACCAGCTTCAGGCCGATCCTCGACGACCCCGATGCGGCGACCGGGAAGTTGACCCAGTTCTATTCGATGCTCGGGACCCGCGGGATCTGGCACGACGGCTGGTTCGCGAACACCGTCCACCCCGCGGCGCCGTCGAACTGGTCGCACTTCGACGACGACCGGTGGGAGCTGTTCCACATCGCGCGCGATCGCAGCCAGGTCCACGACCTCGCCGCCGCGCGGCCGGACAGACTCGACGAGATGCGCGCGCTGTGGTTCGAGGAGGCGGAGAAGTACGGCGGGCTGCCGCTCAACGACCTCGACATGGTGTCGGCGTTCCTGCGGTATCGGCCGTACCTCACCGGTGCCCGCGAGTCGTTCGTCTACTACCCCGATGCCGCGGAGGTGGGTCCGGGTGCGGCACTGGAGATGCGGGGCCGGTCGTTCTCGGTGCTCGCGGAGGTCAGCATCGAGGCCCGCGACGGCGGACCCGCCGCCGGTGCCGCCGAGGGTGTGCTGTTCGCGCACGGCGGCCGGCTCGGTGGGCACACGCTGTTCGTGCAGGACGGGTTCCTGAAGTACGTCTACAACTTCCTGGGCGAGGAGGAACAGGTGGTGGTGTCGACGGAACCGGTGACGGCCGGCGACCACGTGCTCGGCGTCCGGTTCGTCCGGACCGGCGCGGCCGACGACCAGTTCACGCCGCTCGGCGACACGACTCTGTACATCGATGATCGTGCGGTGGGCTCGCTCACCGGGATGCGACTGCAACCGGCGATGTTCTCGGGGGTCGGGCAGGGCATCCGCATCGGTCGCGACCCCGGACAGTCCGTCTCGGCTCTCTACCGGGCGCCCTTCCGGTTCCGTGGTGGCACCATCGCCAAGGTGGTGGCCGACGTCTCCGGTGAGCCGTATCTGGATCTCGCGCGGGAGATCGCCCGCGCGTTCTCCCATGACTGAGGCTTCATCCGCAGGTCGGGGTCCAAGATCAGGGATGTCCCCGATGGTCTTCTGTCGGGCCCGCGGGTGAGGATGGTGGGCATGCCAACCGAAACCGAGTTGCCCACCGAAACCACAGTCGCCGCTCGCGCGGTCAACCTGACGAAGGTCTACGGGTCGGGGGACACCCAGGTCCACGCGCTCGCGGGCGTGTCCGCGGAGTTCGAGCGGGGGGAGTTCACCGCCATCATGGGGCCGTCCGGCTCCGGCAAGTCGACGCTCATGCACTGCCTGGCCGGCCTCGACGAGGCGTCGTCGGGTTCGGTGTTGATCGGAGCCACCGATCTCACCACGCTCTCGGACAAGCAGATGACCCAGCTGCGCCGCGACCGGATCGGGTTCGTGTTCCAGGCGTTCAACCTGGTGCCGACGCTCACCGCCCTCGAGAACATCACGTTGCCGCTCGACATCGCCGGCCGCCGCGCCGACCAGCAGTGGCTCGACACCGTGATCGACCGGCTAGGGCTGCGGGACCGGCTGGACCACCGGCCCGGTGAGTTGTCCGGCGGGCAGCAGCAGCGTGTCGCATGCGCGCGGGCGCTGGCCGGGCAGCCGGAGATCATCTTCGGTGACGAGCCGACCGGCAACCTGGACTCGAGTTCCTCGGGTGAGGTCCTGTCGATCCTGCGAGCCGCGGTCGACGAGTTCGGCCAGACCGTCGTCATCGTCACGCACGACCCGCGTGCCGCGAGCTTCGCGGACCGCGTGGTCTTCCTGGCGGACGGCCGGATCGTCGACGAGTTGCGCGAGCCCACCGCGGAGTCGGTGCTGGACCGCATGAAGAACCTCGAGACGGTCTGACGCCATGGCAGTGACCAGTTCCCCGATGCGCAAGGTTTCGCTGCGCAATCTCGCCGCCCACAAGGTGCGGCTCGTCCTGACTGTGTTGTCGGTGGTGCTCGGCACGGCGTTCGTGGCCGGTTCGTTCGTCTTCACCGACACCCTGCAGAAGACCTTCGACAGCATCTTCGACGGCACCGCGCAGGGCGTCGACGTCCGCGTCAGTCCCGAGGAGCAGGGTTCGAGCGGCGTCCCCCTCGCGGACGTCGACACGATCCGCTCCGTCGACGGTGTCCGCACCGTCGCGCCGTCAGTGGGTGGCCAGATCGTTGTTCTCAACTCGGCCGGCAAGCCGATGCAGAACGGTGGCGCACCCAGTATCGGTTCGTCGTATCTGCCGCCGGATCAGGCACTGGGAGAGCCGACGGTCTTCGTCACGGGTACCCCGCCGGAGCAGCCGAACCAGATCGCGCTCAACGAGGGTGCCGCGAACCGGGCCGGCCTCGAGGTCGGCTCCGCCACGCGCGTCCTGACGATGCGCGGCTGGAACGACGTCACTGTGTCGGGCATCTACGCGCCCGAGACCGACACGGGTGGATATGTCGGCGCGCTATTCACCGACGCGCAGGCGCGCGAGCTGTTCACCGACGGCGGCCACGTCGGGTACATCGACGTCGCCGGGACGGGAGTGTCGCAGGACGAGCTGCGTGATCGGATCGCGGCGGCGTTGCCCGACACCAAGGTTCAGACCGGCGCCGAGGTCAAGCAGGAGACCAAGGACGAGATCGGTGAGGCCCTCAGCTTCGTCAACTACTTCCTGCTGGCCTTCGGCGCCATCGCACTGCTCGTCGGCACGTTCATCATCTACAACACGTTCTCGATGATCGTCGCGCAGCGCCTGCGCGAGCTGGCCCTGCTGCGTGCGATCGGTGCCAGCCGCAAGCAGGTGGGCCGGTCGGTCGTGTTCGAGGCGCTCATCGTCGGCGTGATCGGCAGCGCGCTGGGCATCGCCGCGGGCATCGGGCTCGCGTACGGCCTGCGGGGTCTGCTCAACGCGTTCGATCTCGGCCTGCCCGACGGCCCGCTGCAGGTGGCGCCGCGCACGATCATCGTGGCTCTCGTGCTCGGTGTGATCGTCACGGTCGTCAGCGCGTACGCGCCGGCTCGCCGGGCCGCCAAGGTTCCGCCGGTTGCGGCGATGCGTGAGGAGTTCGCCTCCACGGGTGACACCCTGCGGGTGCGCACGTTGATCGGCGCGATCGCGGCCGTGCTGGGTGTCCTTGCGCTGGTCGTCGGAGCACAATCCACCGGTGGCGGAGCGGCCGCCGTCGTCGGGCTCGGGGCGCTCGCCCTGGTTCTCGCGGTGCTGCTGGCCGCTCCGGCGCTGTCGCGTCCGGTGGTGGGTGCGCTCGGTGCCGTGTTCGCCAAGCCGTTCGGTCCGGTCGGGCGTCTGGCCCGCACCAACGCGGTCCGCAATCCGCGCCGCACCGCGGCGACGGCGTTCGCGCTCACCCTCGGGCTGATGCTCGTGTCGGTGATCGGGGTGTTCGGTGCATCCGCCAAGGCGAGCGTGAACTCGCTCGTCGACAAGGGCGTGGAGGCCGACTTCGTGCTCACCGGCCCCCAGGGGATCGGGGTGCCGGCCGGCGCCGCCGGCGCCGCCGCGCGGGTGAACGGCGTCACCGACGCGATCTCGCTGCACGGTGTCGCCGCGAAGATCGGCGACGCCGATGTCTACGGCACCGCGCTGAGCGGGTCGCCGGAAGGCGTGCTCGCCTACACGATGAAGGAAGGGGCCTCGTCGGTGTCCGGCACCGACATGCTGGTCAGTGCCACCGAGGCTGCCGACCGCGGGTGGGCGATGGGCACCCCGGTGACCCTCACCGACCGCGACGGCGAGCAGGTCGTCACGACTGTCACCGGTATCTACGAGGACAACCAGCTGCTGGGTCCGTGGCTCGTCTCGGACCAGGTGTACCAGGAGATGACGGCGCCGAACATGCGCACCGAGTGGGCGGTGCTGATCAAGGCGGCGCCCGGTGCCGACCTCACGGCGATGGCGACCGACCTTGCCACCGCGACCGACCCGTTCGTCGTGGTCCAGGTCCAGGACCGCGAACAGTTCAAGGGCACGCAGGGCCAGCAGATCGATGCGCTGCTCGCCGTGCTGTACGGCCTGCTCGCGCTCGCGGTCGTCATCGCGATCCTCGGCATCGTGAACACCCTCGCGCTCTCGGTCGTGGAGCGGCGCCGGGAGATCGGCATGCTGCGAGCGGTGGGTATGCAGCGGGCGCAGGTTCGCCGCACCATCTACCTCGAGTCGGTTCTGATCGCGGTGTTCGGTGCCCTGGTGGGCGTCATCCTCGGTGTCGTGTTCGGGTGGGGCTTCGTCCGGACGCTCGCCGACCAGGGCCTCGACCAGATCTCGGTGCCGTGGGGACAGGTGCTGGGGATGCTGCTGGGTTCCGCGGTCGTGGGCGTCCTGGCCGCACTGTGGCCCGCCAACCGGGCGGCCCGCACCCGGGCGCTCGAGGCCATCGCCGACATGTAGGCGCGGCGAAACCAGGGGCGGTACCTTCGTCGGCTTCGGCCGCGAAGGTACCGTCTTCGCGTGAGCAACCTGCAGGAAATCGGTGATCGTGACGGCTGGCGCTGTTGGCTGTGCGACGAGCCGGTCGACCCGGACATGTCGGTCAACGATCCGCGCGGACCGAGCGTCGACGGCATCAGCACCGCGAAGAAGAGCAAGGGCAAGTCGGTCCAGGAGCGCCTCGCGCACCGTGCCTGCAATACCAAGAAGGGCGCAATCAAGCCGGTCGTCGCGTGGCCCGACGAACTGTTCGTGGTGGACCCGGCGCCGATCATCGGTGTCGTCGAGCAGTTGACGCGCAAGGGCGGCCGGGTCGCGGTGGCACGCTGTCCCGGCGAGGCGGATGCGCGGGCGGCCGGTGAGTGGCTCCTCGACCGCCTCTCGCGGCTTGCACCGGACCTGGATCTGACCACCCGGGTCGACTCCGGTGGCGGAGGCGCTCTGCTGGTTCTCGAGACTCGCTAGGCGCCGCGGCAAAGCGCCGTTCACCGCCCTACATGGGAGTACCGTTCGCATCGAGGACCCGGATCCGGTTCAGGTGTGGAGGGAATCATCGATGAATCTGGCGTTGACCGCGGACGAGCGCGCGTTCCGCGACGAGATGCGCACCTTCTTCCGGAGCGAGGTCCCGGCGGAGATTCGTGAGCGGGTGGCGTCGGGTGCCACACTCGGCCGCGACGACGTGGTCACGACGCAGCGCATCCTGAACGCCGCGGGTCTCGCGGTACCGCACTGGCCCGTCCGGTGGGGTGGCCGGGACTGGACCGCGGTGCAGCGGCACATCTGGCTCGACGAGATGCAGTTGGCGGCGGTCCCGGAGCCGCTGGCGTTCAACGCCAACATGGTCGGTCCGGTGATCGCGGCGTTCGGCTCGGACGAGCAGAAGGCGCGGTTCCTGCCCGCGACGGCCAACCTCGACATCTGGTGGTGTCAGGGCTTCTCGGAGCCGGGATCGGGGTCGGACCTCGCTTCGCTGCAGACCCGCGCCGTCCGCGACGGTGACAGCTACGTGATCAACGGGCAGAAGACGTGGACCACGCTGGCGCAGTACGCCGACTGGATCTTCTGCCTCGTGCGCACCGATCCGGACGCTCCGAAGAAGCAGGCGGGCATCTCGTTCATCCTGGTGAACCTGACGTCCCCGGGCGTGACGGTGCGACCGATCCGCCTCATCGACGGCAGCTACGAGGTCAACGAGGTCTTCTTCGACGATGTCCGCGTGCCGGCCGAGAACCTGGTGGGGGAGGAGAACGCCGGCTGGAGTTACGCGAAGTTCCTCCTCGGCAACGAGCGCACCGGCGTCACCGGTGTCGGCCGCACCAAGATCAAGCTGGCGCGCGCGAAGGAGCACGCGGCGCGCACTCCGCTCGGTGCGGGCACTCTGCTCGACGATCCGCTGTTCGCGGCCCGCGTCGCGGAACTCGAGAATGAACTGCTCGCACTCGAACTCACGCAGCTGCGGGTGGTCGCCAGTTCGGTGCACGGCAAGCCGGACCCGGCGTCGTCGCTGTTGAAGCTGCGAGGTTCCGAATTGCAGCAGGCCGCAACCGAACTGCTCGTCGACATCGCGGGCCCGGACTCGTTGCCGTTCGAGGCCGGCGCCGACATCGAGAGCCCACTGTGGGCGCAGCGAGCCGCGCCCGCGTATCTGAACTACCGCAAGGTGTCGATCTACAGCGGGTCGAGCGAGGTGCAGCGCACCATCATCGCGTCGTCGATCCTCGGATTGTGAGGCGTGGCATGGACTTCGAACTCGACGACGAACAGAAGCTGCTGCGCGACACGACGCGGGAACTCCTCGGCCGCAGCTACGACCCCGAGGCACTCGCGGCGGTCAAGGCGACGCCGCGCGGTTGGAGCGAGGACGTGTGGCGGAGGCTGGCCGAGACCGGACTGCTCGGGCTCGGATTCTCCGACGAGGACGGCGGCTCGGATGCCGGCCCGGTCGAGGTCGGACTCGTGATGTCCGAACTGGGCCGACGGCTCGCGCCGGAACCGCTGCTGGATGCAGTGCTGGTGCCCGGTTCGTTGATTGCCGACGTCGGCAGCGAGGCGCAGCGGCGGAAGATCCTCCCGAGTGTCCTCGGCGGCGCGGTGCTGCTCGCGTTCGCCCACGCCGAGTCGGGGACCCGGTGGCCGGCGGTCGAGGTGGGCACCAGTGCTGTGCGGCAGGGAGATTCGTGGACCCTCACCGGCACCAAGAATCCGGTGCCGCACGGTGACTGCGCCGACTCGGTCGTCGTGTCCGCGGCGTTGCCCGACGGCGGCGTCGGCCTGTTCCTGGTGGATGGGGACGCGCCCGGCGTCGCTCGACAGCGATATGCGACGCACGACGGCTTGCGGGCCGCGCAGATCGAATTCCGGGACGCCCCCGCCGAGCCGTTGGGCGACGGCGGCGATGTCGTCGCCGCGATCCACGCCGCGCAGGTCCGCGCGCAGGCCGC
This window contains:
- a CDS encoding arylsulfatase; protein product: MAAEFTGKVSVDIRDSTPDWAPFAEPRAPEGAPNVLYVVWDDTGIGTWDMYGGLVEMPNLKRIADRGLLLSQFHTTALCSPTRASLLTGRNATSVGMATIEEFTDGFTNASGRIPADCALLSEVLGERGWNTYAVGKWHLTPLEEANLAATKRNWPLARGFERFYGFLGGEADQWYPNLVYDNHPVEPPYAPEDGYHLSKDLADKSIEFIRDSKVIAPDKPWFMYLCPGCGHAPHHVSKEWADRYRGRFDMGYEKYREIVLENQKRLGLIPADTELSPMNPYSGEVSAEGLPWPPLDTVRPWDSLGDDEKRLFCRMAEVFAGFQSYTDAQLGRLLDYLEESGQLDNTMIVLLSDNGASGEGGPNGSVNEYKFFNGYADKVEDGLEKIDQLGSPETYNHYCLGWAMAFNTPYKLFKRYASHEGGIADPCLISWPDGIAARGEIRDHYISVSDITPTVYECLGIDPPLLVGGVPQRPLEGTSFRPILDDPDAATGKLTQFYSMLGTRGIWHDGWFANTVHPAAPSNWSHFDDDRWELFHIARDRSQVHDLAAARPDRLDEMRALWFEEAEKYGGLPLNDLDMVSAFLRYRPYLTGARESFVYYPDAAEVGPGAALEMRGRSFSVLAEVSIEARDGGPAAGAAEGVLFAHGGRLGGHTLFVQDGFLKYVYNFLGEEEQVVVSTEPVTAGDHVLGVRFVRTGAADDQFTPLGDTTLYIDDRAVGSLTGMRLQPAMFSGVGQGIRIGRDPGQSVSALYRAPFRFRGGTIAKVVADVSGEPYLDLAREIARAFSHD
- a CDS encoding ABC transporter ATP-binding protein, with the translated sequence MVGMPTETELPTETTVAARAVNLTKVYGSGDTQVHALAGVSAEFERGEFTAIMGPSGSGKSTLMHCLAGLDEASSGSVLIGATDLTTLSDKQMTQLRRDRIGFVFQAFNLVPTLTALENITLPLDIAGRRADQQWLDTVIDRLGLRDRLDHRPGELSGGQQQRVACARALAGQPEIIFGDEPTGNLDSSSSGEVLSILRAAVDEFGQTVVIVTHDPRAASFADRVVFLADGRIVDELREPTAESVLDRMKNLETV
- a CDS encoding ABC transporter permease, with product MAVTSSPMRKVSLRNLAAHKVRLVLTVLSVVLGTAFVAGSFVFTDTLQKTFDSIFDGTAQGVDVRVSPEEQGSSGVPLADVDTIRSVDGVRTVAPSVGGQIVVLNSAGKPMQNGGAPSIGSSYLPPDQALGEPTVFVTGTPPEQPNQIALNEGAANRAGLEVGSATRVLTMRGWNDVTVSGIYAPETDTGGYVGALFTDAQARELFTDGGHVGYIDVAGTGVSQDELRDRIAAALPDTKVQTGAEVKQETKDEIGEALSFVNYFLLAFGAIALLVGTFIIYNTFSMIVAQRLRELALLRAIGASRKQVGRSVVFEALIVGVIGSALGIAAGIGLAYGLRGLLNAFDLGLPDGPLQVAPRTIIVALVLGVIVTVVSAYAPARRAAKVPPVAAMREEFASTGDTLRVRTLIGAIAAVLGVLALVVGAQSTGGGAAAVVGLGALALVLAVLLAAPALSRPVVGALGAVFAKPFGPVGRLARTNAVRNPRRTAATAFALTLGLMLVSVIGVFGASAKASVNSLVDKGVEADFVLTGPQGIGVPAGAAGAAARVNGVTDAISLHGVAAKIGDADVYGTALSGSPEGVLAYTMKEGASSVSGTDMLVSATEAADRGWAMGTPVTLTDRDGEQVVTTVTGIYEDNQLLGPWLVSDQVYQEMTAPNMRTEWAVLIKAAPGADLTAMATDLATATDPFVVVQVQDREQFKGTQGQQIDALLAVLYGLLALAVVIAILGIVNTLALSVVERRREIGMLRAVGMQRAQVRRTIYLESVLIAVFGALVGVILGVVFGWGFVRTLADQGLDQISVPWGQVLGMLLGSAVVGVLAALWPANRAARTRALEAIADM
- a CDS encoding acyl-CoA dehydrogenase family protein encodes the protein MNLALTADERAFRDEMRTFFRSEVPAEIRERVASGATLGRDDVVTTQRILNAAGLAVPHWPVRWGGRDWTAVQRHIWLDEMQLAAVPEPLAFNANMVGPVIAAFGSDEQKARFLPATANLDIWWCQGFSEPGSGSDLASLQTRAVRDGDSYVINGQKTWTTLAQYADWIFCLVRTDPDAPKKQAGISFILVNLTSPGVTVRPIRLIDGSYEVNEVFFDDVRVPAENLVGEENAGWSYAKFLLGNERTGVTGVGRTKIKLARAKEHAARTPLGAGTLLDDPLFAARVAELENELLALELTQLRVVASSVHGKPDPASSLLKLRGSELQQAATELLVDIAGPDSLPFEAGADIESPLWAQRAAPAYLNYRKVSIYSGSSEVQRTIIASSILGL